A part of Brassica rapa cultivar Chiifu-401-42 chromosome A05, CAAS_Brap_v3.01, whole genome shotgun sequence genomic DNA contains:
- the LOC103848504 gene encoding uncharacterized protein LOC103848504 isoform X2, which yields MVQGVRFAFHVHQFAGGFDAETNLYIFKEKTVDVEPRMDTNPFAEDSLTSRINPNKNADLSSSSSSSDMVNERRQSFSSQKSIGEGRSSGQRRVMLMESPCTPGRGVFSFSSNVSGRRRNFPSKWVDAEKWVTSGHESPAHSLKVVYSEKSRVTEEKVSLSPPGLILKDKLANEVLPSTEGFIFRDSDKFLQFQEEEEAQVQHRDMGTEMTPAGSVTASRCHTPFKSMSPARHNTPSKMSGPLTETKNVIDISEFADKLRLSGSAATQYYNSVTHWNSREEEEEEISKSLRQMDMESELRRSVSESKAVLWDGQDDKIKFCQRYQREEAKIQAWVNLQNAKAEAQSRKLEMKIQKMRSNFEEKLMKRMDTVHRRAEDWRATTRQQHAEQLHRAAETARKLTNRRGYLVSGRSSCGCIPCTNTCH from the exons GAGAAAACTGTAGATGTGGAGCCAAGAATGGACACAAACCCATTTGCAGAAGATTCGCTTACAAGCAGAATCAACCCAAATAAAAATGCAGACCTAAGCAGTAGCAGCAGCAGTAGTGATATGGTAAATGAAAGAAGACAGAGTTTCTCGTCCCAAAAGAGCATTGGAGAAGGAAGAAGCAGTGGGCAGAGAAGAGTTATGCTAATGGAGTCTCCTTGCACTCCAGGTAGAGGAGTCTTCAGTTTCAGTAGCAATGTCTCTGGGAGAAGAAGAAACTTTCCTTCTAAATGGGTCGATGCAGAGAAATGGGTCACCTCCGGTCATGAATCTCCGGCACATTCCCTCAAAGTTGTTTACTCGGAGAAGTCTAGGGTTACAGAGGAGAAAGTCTCATTATCTCCACCAGGTCTTATACTTAAAG ATAAGTTAGCAAACGAAGTGCTCCCATCAACGGAAGGGTTTATATTCAGAGATTCCGACAAGTTTCTCCAGTttcaggaagaagaagaagctcaagTTCAACACAGAGACATGGGAACAGAGATGACACCAGCCGGAAGCGTAACCGCTTCAAGATGTCACACGCCGTTCAAAAGCATGTCTCCGGCGAGACACAACACGCCTTCGAAAATGTCTGGTCCGTTAACAGAAACCAAAAACGTTATAGACATCTCCGAGTTCGCCGACAAGCTACGACTCAGTGGGTCAGCAGCGACTCAGTACTATAACTCGGTCACTCATTGGAACTCgagggaagaggaagaagaagagatatcGAAGAGCTTAAGACAAATGGACATGGAAAGTGAGTTACGGAGAAGTGTTTCAGAATCTAAAGCTGTTTTATGGGATGGTCAAGACGACAAGATCAAGTTTTGCCAAAG ATATCAAAGAGAAGAAGCCAAGATCCAGGCATGGGTGAATCTCCAAAATGCTAAAGCCGAAGCTCAGTCCAGGAAACTCGAG atGAAAATACAGAAGATGAGATCAAATTTTGAAGAGAAACTGATGAAGAGAATGGACACGGTGCACCGGAGAGCGGAGGACTGGAGAGCTACGACGAGGCAGCAACATGCTGAGCAGTTGCACAGAGCAGCTGAAACGGCGAGGAAGTTAACAAACCGTCGTGGCTACTTGGTTTCTGGGCGAAGCTCATGTGGTTGTATTCCTTGCACTAATACTTGTCACTAA
- the LOC103848506 gene encoding proteasome subunit alpha type-5-A, with product MFLTRTEYDRGVNTFSPEGRLFQVEYAIEAIKLGSTAIGVKTKEGVVLAVEKRITSPLLEPSSVEKIMEIDDHIGCAMSGLIADARTLVEHARVETQNHRFSYGEPMTVESTTQALCDLALRFGEGDEESMSRPFGVSLLIAGHDENGPSLYYTDPSGTFWQCNAKAIGSGSEGADSSLQEQFNKDLSLSEAETIAVSILKQVMEEKVTPNNVDIAKVAPAYHLYTPQEVEAVISRL from the exons atgtttctCACAAG GACCGAGTACGACAGAGGAGTCAACACTTTTTCTCCTGAAGGAAGGCTATTCCAAGTCGAGTATGCCATTGAAGCTATCAAG CTTGGTTCTACTGCAATTGGAGTAAAGACTAAGGAGGGAGTTGTGCTTGCTGTCGAGAAGCGTATCACCTCCCCTTTGCTG GAGCCGAGCAGTGTGGAGAAGATTATGGAAATTGATGACCATATTGGCTGTGCCATGAGCGGCTTAATTGCTGATGCGCGTACTCTTGTTGAGCATGCAAGAGTTGAAACTCAA AACCACAGATTCTCGTATGGTGAGCCAATGACTGTAGAGTCCACCACGCAAGCGCTGTGTGATCTGGCTTTACGGTTTGGTGAAGGAGATGAAGAATCAATG TCTCGGCCATTTGGAGTCTCTCTTCTCATTGCTGGTCATGATGAAAACGGACCGAGCTT GTACTACACGGACCCGTCTGGAACGTTCTGGCAGTGCAATGCAAAGGCGATTGGTTCAGGCTCAGAAGGAGCTGATAGTTCTCTTCAAGAGCAATTCAACAAA GATCTGTCGCTCAGTGAAGCTGAGACGATCGCTGTATCTATCCTCAAGCAAGTTATGGAAGAAAAG GTGACTCCAAATAATGTGGACATTGCCAAGGTAGCTCCAGCGTACCATCTCTACACTCCACAAGAAGTTGAAGCAGTCATCAGTCGTCTTTGA
- the LOC103848504 gene encoding uncharacterized protein LOC103848504 isoform X3 — protein sequence MDITRNSNTKLHLQTQSLFPPNMEKTVDVEPRMDTNPFAEDSLTSRINPNKNADLSSSSSSSDMVNERRQSFSSQKSIGEGRSSGQRRVMLMESPCTPGRGVFSFSSNVSGRRRNFPSKWVDAEKWVTSGHESPAHSLKVVYSEKSRVTEEKVSLSPPGLILKDKLANEVLPSTEGFIFRDSDKFLQFQEEEEAQVQHRDMGTEMTPAGSVTASRCHTPFKSMSPARHNTPSKMSGPLTETKNVIDISEFADKLRLSGSAATQYYNSVTHWNSREEEEEEISKSLRQMDMESELRRSVSESKAVLWDGQDDKIKFCQRYQREEAKIQAWVNLQNAKAEAQSRKLEMKIQKMRSNFEEKLMKRMDTVHRRAEDWRATTRQQHAEQLHRAAETARKLTNRRGYLVSGRSSCGCIPCTNTCH from the exons ATGGACATCACAAGAAACAGCAACACCAAACTCCATCTTCAAACTCAGTCTTTGTTTCCTCCTAATATG GAGAAAACTGTAGATGTGGAGCCAAGAATGGACACAAACCCATTTGCAGAAGATTCGCTTACAAGCAGAATCAACCCAAATAAAAATGCAGACCTAAGCAGTAGCAGCAGCAGTAGTGATATGGTAAATGAAAGAAGACAGAGTTTCTCGTCCCAAAAGAGCATTGGAGAAGGAAGAAGCAGTGGGCAGAGAAGAGTTATGCTAATGGAGTCTCCTTGCACTCCAGGTAGAGGAGTCTTCAGTTTCAGTAGCAATGTCTCTGGGAGAAGAAGAAACTTTCCTTCTAAATGGGTCGATGCAGAGAAATGGGTCACCTCCGGTCATGAATCTCCGGCACATTCCCTCAAAGTTGTTTACTCGGAGAAGTCTAGGGTTACAGAGGAGAAAGTCTCATTATCTCCACCAGGTCTTATACTTAAAG ATAAGTTAGCAAACGAAGTGCTCCCATCAACGGAAGGGTTTATATTCAGAGATTCCGACAAGTTTCTCCAGTttcaggaagaagaagaagctcaagTTCAACACAGAGACATGGGAACAGAGATGACACCAGCCGGAAGCGTAACCGCTTCAAGATGTCACACGCCGTTCAAAAGCATGTCTCCGGCGAGACACAACACGCCTTCGAAAATGTCTGGTCCGTTAACAGAAACCAAAAACGTTATAGACATCTCCGAGTTCGCCGACAAGCTACGACTCAGTGGGTCAGCAGCGACTCAGTACTATAACTCGGTCACTCATTGGAACTCgagggaagaggaagaagaagagatatcGAAGAGCTTAAGACAAATGGACATGGAAAGTGAGTTACGGAGAAGTGTTTCAGAATCTAAAGCTGTTTTATGGGATGGTCAAGACGACAAGATCAAGTTTTGCCAAAG ATATCAAAGAGAAGAAGCCAAGATCCAGGCATGGGTGAATCTCCAAAATGCTAAAGCCGAAGCTCAGTCCAGGAAACTCGAG atGAAAATACAGAAGATGAGATCAAATTTTGAAGAGAAACTGATGAAGAGAATGGACACGGTGCACCGGAGAGCGGAGGACTGGAGAGCTACGACGAGGCAGCAACATGCTGAGCAGTTGCACAGAGCAGCTGAAACGGCGAGGAAGTTAACAAACCGTCGTGGCTACTTGGTTTCTGGGCGAAGCTCATGTGGTTGTATTCCTTGCACTAATACTTGTCACTAA